In Leishmania panamensis strain MHOM/PA/94/PSC-1 chromosome 18 sequence, the following proteins share a genomic window:
- a CDS encoding hypothetical protein (TriTrypDB/GeneDB-style sysID: LpmP.18.0170), translating to MQNAPVVIVASARCPTQMQFYTPSSTNLFVRYLSREVDDDRLRAIFSAFGNITSSMVMRDIYSGQSLGTAFVRYEKHEEALRALRDAHGMPLLGKTVSVQWAKQQHDGTPAGQERLRMNKLFLRNVPLEVTEEDLVDLVNSYGSVRKVTIHNDTAPFIDATERRRIVFITFAEQGAAEAALRAVHNTCAFHQCRGIPLMCKLINDAVKSKRHRMDSVCSGGDVTEFATTSPKAASSRTSRMAVAPLSIPDMMCGPGKTSVESFCLSQVPQLMSSSEDSVANTPSRSCGGSQWDEAAVAHTRVYSSVGPWPIGGDSSNASLPRSSSDMGYSLRFCHNPYSMLGEKVYV from the coding sequence ATGCAGAACGCCCCCGTCGTTATTGTGGCCTCAGCCCGCTGCCCTACGCAGATGCAGTTCTACACCCCAAGCAGCACGAATCTCTTCGTGCGCTACCTGTCGCGCGAGGTGGACGACGACCGTCTGCGCGCgatcttctccgccttcgGCAATATCACCTCATCGATGGTGATGCGCGACATCTACAGTGGCCAGAGCCTCGGCACGGCATTTGTGCGCTACGAGaagcacgaggaggcgctgcgtgcgctgcgtgaCGCCCACGggatgccgctgctcggcaagactgtgtctgtgcagtgggcgaagcagcagcacgacggCACGCCAGCTGGGCAGGAGCGGCTGAGGATGAACAAGCTGTTCCTGCGCAACGTGCCGCTGGAGGTTACGGAGGAGGATCTTGTCGATCTTGTGAACTCCTACGGCTCCGTCCGGAAGGTGACGATTCACAACGACACTGCGCCGTTCATCGACGCAAcggagcgccgccgcattGTCTTCATCACCTTTGCCGAGcaaggcgctgcggaggccGCGCTGCGTGCAGTGCACAACACCTGCGCCTTTCACCAGTGCCGCGGCATCCCACTGATGTGCAAGCTGATTAACGACGCTGTGAAGTCCAAGAGACACCGTATGGACAGTGTATGTTCCGGTGGGGATGTAACTGAATTTGCCACGACCAGCCCAAAGGCAGCCAGTAGTCGCACCTCTCGCATGGCGGTTGCTCCTCTCAGTATTCCGGACATGATGTGTGGGCCGGGCAAGACATCCGTGGAATCGTTCTGTCTATCACAGGTGCCGCAGCTCATGTCCTCCTCAGAGGACTCCGTGGCGAACACACCAAGTCGCTCCTGCGGTGGCTCTCAGTGGGacgaggcggcagtggcgcacacgcgtgtgtaCTCATCGGTGGGGCCTTGGCCTATCGGTGGCGATTCGTCGAACGCGTCattgccgcgcagcagcagcgatatGGGCTACAGCTTGCGCTTCTGTCATAACCCGTACTCGATGCTGGGTGAGAAGGTCTATGTATAG